From a single Anomaloglossus baeobatrachus isolate aAnoBae1 chromosome 8, aAnoBae1.hap1, whole genome shotgun sequence genomic region:
- the GRM2 gene encoding metabotropic glutamate receptor 2 isoform X2 has translation MIEWNLFIRHTKPIFIYLSVANLLRLFQIPQISYASTSAKLSDKTRYDFFARTVPPDFYQAKAMAEILRFFNWTYVSTVASEGDYGETGIEAFEQEARARNICIATSEKVGRSMNKKTFTSVIRALQQKPSARVVVLFTKIEDARELLAAAQQLNVSFMWVASDGWGASESVVFRSEEVAEGAITIELASYPLFEFSRYFQSLHPFNNTRNPFFREFWENKFNCQLNSSDCSRHSLQDVKFEQESKIMFVVNAVYAMAHGLHNMYQTLCPNVSSLCPAMNPLNGRRFYRDYILNVKFDAPFPPPDTRSIVRFDKFGDGIGRYNIFNFQKTNGHYRYLKVGYWAEELTLNTSRIPWARSSVPVSQCSDPCKKNEVKSMQPGDVCCWICIPCQPHEYLLDEFTCKDCGLGYWPNVDLKDCFELPQEYIRWSDAWALGPVCLSCLGLLSTMFVIWLFVQNNNTPIVKASGRELCYILLIGVLLCYAMTFIFIAKPSTGICTLRRLGLGTSFAICYSALLTKTNRIARIFNGARDGVQRPRFISPASQVGICLVLISCQLLVVLVWLLLEPAGTRKETAPDKRYVVTLKCNSGDGSMLVSLSYNVLLVLLCTLYAFKTRKCPENFNEAKFIGFTMYTTCIIWLAFLPIFYVTSSDYRVQTTTLCVSVSLSGSVVLGCLFTPKLHVIMFQPQKNVTSHRSATNRFSATGAGGSHGSTAQYVPTICNGREVVDSTTSSL, from the exons ATGATTGAATGGAACCTCTTCATCCGGCATACAAAACCCATCTTCATATACCTATCA gtTGCCAACCTCTTGAGGCTCTTCCAGATCCCACAGATCAGTTACGCCTCTACAAGTGCCAAGCTTAGTGATAAGACCCGCTATGACTTCTTTGCCCGCACTGTGCCTCCTGACTTCTACCAAGCCAAGGCCATGGCCGAGATCCTTCGCTTCTTCAACTGGACCTATGTGTCCACCGTGGCCTCTGAAGGGGATTATGGTGAAACGGGCATTGAAGCCTTTGAGCAGGAGGCGAGGGCTAGAAACATTTGCATCGCTACCTCCGAAAAGGTTGGACGGTCCATGAACAAAAAGACTTTTACCAGTGTCATTCGTGCTCTCCAACAGAAGCCTAGTGCCCGGGTGGTCGTGCTCTTCACCAAGATTGAAGATGCCCGGGAACTTCTGGCTGCTGCCCAGCAACTGAATGTTTCCTTCATGTGGGTAGCAAGCGATGGTTGGGGAGCGTCGGAGAGCGTGGTGTTTAGAAGCGAAGAGGTGGCTGAAGGCGCCATTACCATTGAGCTGGCATCTTACCCACTGTTTGAGTTCTCCAGATATTTCCAATCTTTACACCCCTTCAATAACACCAGGAATCCGTTCTTCAGGGAATTCTGGGAGAATAAGTTTAATTGTCAGCTCAATTCTTCAGACTGTTCCAGGCATTCCCTGCAAGACGTCAAGTTTGAGCAAGAATCCAAGATCATGTTTGTGGTGAACGCGGTGTATGCCATGGCTCATGGTCTGCACAACATGTACCAGACCTTGTGCCCCAACGTCAGTAGCCTCTGCCCCGCCATGAACCCGCTCAATGGACGTCGCTTCTACCGGGACTACATCCTCAATGTGAAGTTCGATG CTCCATTTCCTCCACCGGACACGCGAAGCATCGTGAGATTCGACAAGTTTGGAGATGGAATTGGTCGTTACAACATCTTTAACTTCCAAAAAACAAATGGACATTATCGCTACCTGAAAGTTGGCTACTGGGCCGAGGAGCTGACACTCAATACTAGCCGGATTCCCTGGGCACGCAGCTCAGTGCCAGTGTCTCAGTGCAGTGACCCTTGTAAGAAAAACGAGGTGAAAAGCATGCAGCCTGGAGACGTGTGCTGCTGGATCTGCATCCCCTGCCAGCCACACGAGTACTTGCTCGATGAGTTCACCTGTAAAGACTGTGGCCTGGGCTACTGGCCCAATGTGGACCTCAAGGACTGCTTTGAGCTTCCTCAGGAGTATATCCGCTGGAGTGACGCCTGGGCTCTGGGTCCCGTTTGCCTCTCCTGCCTGGGTCTTCTTTCCACCATGTTTGTTATTTGGTTGTTTGTCCAGAACAACAATACTCCCATTGTGAAGGCCTCGGGGcgtgagctctgctacatccttcTAATCGGAGTCCTGCTCTGTTATGCTATGACCTTCATCTTCATTGCTAAGCCATCCACTGGGATTTGCACCCTCCGTCGTCTTGGACTCGGCACGTCTTTTGCCATATGTTATTCAGCGCTATTAACCAAGACCAATCGCATTGCCCGTATCTTCAATGGTGCCCGCGATGGCGTCCAGAGACCTCGGTTCATAAGCCCAGCCTCCCAAGTTGGCATCTGCTTGGTACTCATCTCCTGCCAGCTTCTTGTGGTGTTGGTGTGGCTACTTCTGGAGCCAGCAGGTACTCGCAAGGAAACTGCTCCGGATAAACGCTATGTGGTGACACTGAAGTGCAATAGTGGGGATGGCAGCATGCTGGTGTCGCTCTCGTATAACGTCCTCCTGGTTCTGCTGTGCACCCTGTATGCATTCAAGACCAGAAAGTGTCCCGAGAACTTCAACGAAGCCAAATTCATTGGATTCACCATGTACACCACCTGCATCATCTGGCTGGCCTTCCTGCCCATCTTCTACGTCACCTCCAGCGATTACAGG GTCCAGACGACAACCCTGTGCGTGTCGGTCAGTCTCAGCGGCTCTGTAGTCCTGGGATGTCTCTTTACTCCAAAGCTCCATGTTATTATGTTCCAGCCACAGAAAAATGTCACCAGCCACCGcagtgccaccaaccgcttcagtgCCACAGGAGCAGGAGGGTCACATG GTTCAACCGCACAGTATGTGCCCACCATCTGCAACGGCCGAGAAGTGGTTGACTCGACGACCTCATCTCTCTGA